Proteins co-encoded in one Leptospira stimsonii genomic window:
- a CDS encoding LysR family transcriptional regulator encodes MDIPSLRIFREVVREGSFTRAAEKLHFVQSNVTARIQVLEKELKTSLFLRSKNGASLTAKGKILYDYSERILALTEEAERALSESGTPEGPLEIGSGQTTASVRLPSILSKYHLKFPNVRLSLRQGNTEDLVRAVLENQLDGAFVYEGFPHSQFLETPAFQENLVIVAPNTMKRNEIVSSWRQLSILTFKSGCTFRNRLDQWIQEQSLPPGKRIEFDSLDAILSCVISGMGISLLPESYLNERRQKKFVTILPLSSKLRKIRTIFIRNRELKSGNSLNEFVRMFEK; translated from the coding sequence ATGGATATTCCTTCGTTAAGAATCTTTAGAGAAGTGGTAAGAGAAGGCAGTTTTACGCGAGCGGCCGAAAAACTCCACTTCGTGCAATCAAACGTCACCGCGCGGATTCAAGTTTTGGAAAAAGAACTCAAGACGAGTTTATTTCTGAGATCGAAAAACGGCGCATCTTTAACTGCGAAGGGAAAAATTCTTTATGACTATAGTGAAAGAATTCTGGCTCTTACGGAAGAAGCAGAAAGAGCACTTTCCGAGTCCGGAACTCCGGAAGGGCCCTTGGAGATAGGCTCGGGACAAACGACGGCTTCGGTAAGACTTCCTTCGATTCTTTCCAAATACCATTTAAAATTCCCTAACGTTCGACTTTCTTTGAGACAAGGTAATACGGAAGACTTGGTGAGAGCGGTCTTAGAAAATCAATTGGACGGAGCCTTCGTCTACGAAGGTTTCCCCCATTCGCAATTCTTAGAAACGCCCGCCTTTCAAGAGAATCTTGTAATCGTAGCACCGAATACGATGAAACGAAATGAAATTGTTTCCTCTTGGAGACAACTTTCGATCCTAACTTTTAAGTCGGGATGTACGTTTCGAAATCGATTGGATCAGTGGATCCAAGAACAATCCCTTCCGCCGGGAAAAAGAATCGAGTTCGATTCCTTAGACGCGATTCTTTCTTGTGTAATTTCCGGAATGGGAATTTCTCTTTTACCGGAATCTTATCTCAATGAAAGAAGGCAGAAGAAATTCGTTACAATACTTCCCCTCTCTTCGAAGCTTCGTAAAATTAGAACCATCTTTATTAGGAATCGTGAATTAAAATCGGGAAATTCGTTAAACGAATTCGTGAGAATGT